The DNA segment GCGCCCGTCGATCACGTGGCTGATCTCGAGGTGCGTGCCCAGGGCGCTGCCCGGGTTGCCGATGAGCGAGACGACACCGTCGGCCATCGCGACCACGGGGGCCCCGTAGCCGGGCGTCCAGTCGACGCCCTTGTGCACCGACGGGCAGCCGGCACAGGTCGAGGGGCGGAGTCCGAACGAGCTGCCGATCGGCGCGCCCGCGCCCACCGGGTAGACCAGGGGCGGCCGCACGTCGACGGTGAAGTCGTCGCGAACCGTCGGCGGCACCGCCACGCTCGCGGCAGCGAACTGCTGCGCCTGCGGCTGGGCGGCGGCGTTCTCGGCCGCGGTGGCGAGGGTCGCCGAGACGGTGCCGTTGACGGCGAGGGCGAGGGCGACAGCCACGGCAGCGGCCACGAGAGCGTCGTGGCGGAGGCGGCGGGGCTCGAGTGCAGCGGCGCGCGACAGCGCCGGATGGATCAGATGGAGCATGAAGAACAACACTTCCTGGTGGCGGCCGTCAGGCCGTGGACACGGTGAGTGCACGTCGTTGCGCGGGCGACCCCGCGGCACTCGAACAGAGCACCGGAAGCGGGATCTCAGAGCACCCGCGCCGATTCCGGCGGTCTCACGCGCCGGCGGCGAGTGCTCCTGTCAGCGTCTTAGCCAACACTCCAGTATCACCGTCGAACCTATGAATAACCTGTTCGACTCCGAACGATCAGGCGATGGTGGTGCCGAAGGCCAGACCGAGCAGGTAGGTCGCGGCGGCGGCGCCGTAGCCGATGGCCAGCTGCCGCAGCGCCCGCTTCAGCGGCGAGGCCCCCGACAGCACGCCCACGATCGCACCCGTGATGAGCAGAGCGATACCAACGAGCACCGCCGCCGCGACCACGGCCGTGAGCCCCTCGGCACCCAGCAGATACGGCACCACCGGAATGATCGCCCCCGAGGCGAAGAACGCGAAGCTCGACAACGCCGCGCCCCAGGCGGAGCCGATCGCCTCGTGCTGCTCGGCCCCAGCCTCTGCCGCGCGGGCCGCAGCGGCCACGGGGTCGTAGTCGGCGAGGATGCTGCGCGCGTGCGCGACCGCGTCCTCCTCGCTCATCCCCCGGGCGCGGTAGACGAGCGCCAGCTCGTTGGCGTCGACGTCGAGGTGCGGCAGGGCCGTGTGCGCCTCGGGGTCGGGGGTGGAGGCGTCGAGCAGTTCGCGCTGCGAGCGCACCGAGACGTACTCCCCCGCACCCATCGACAGGGCTCCGGCCAGGAGTCCGGCCAACCCGGTGAGCAGCACGGTTCCGGGCCCCAGGCCCGCCGCCCCGATTCCCATGACGAGGGCGAGGTTGCTGACCAGGCCGTCGTTGGCTCCGAAGACGGCCGCGCGGAAGGTGCCCGAGAGCCGCTGACGGCCGCGGGCCGCGAGGCCG comes from the Microcella frigidaquae genome and includes:
- a CDS encoding VIT1/CCC1 transporter family protein, whose protein sequence is MTDRAPTPAEIRRWRRYLADERAEAAVYRDLAAKRDGEERAILLALAEAEARHEAHWVALLGEHAHGVPAVSLRTRLLAPLARRFGSVFVLALAQRAESRSPYAADAHATPAMAADERIHGEVVRGLAARGRQRLSGTFRAAVFGANDGLVSNLALVMGIGAAGLGPGTVLLTGLAGLLAGALSMGAGEYVSVRSQRELLDASTPDPEAHTALPHLDVDANELALVYRARGMSEEDAVAHARSILADYDPVAAAARAAEAGAEQHEAIGSAWGAALSSFAFFASGAIIPVVPYLLGAEGLTAVVAAAVLVGIALLITGAIVGVLSGASPLKRALRQLAIGYGAAAATYLLGLAFGTTIA
- a CDS encoding M23 family metallopeptidase, encoding MLHLIHPALSRAAALEPRRLRHDALVAAAVAVALALAVNGTVSATLATAAENAAAQPQAQQFAAASVAVPPTVRDDFTVDVRPPLVYPVGAGAPIGSSFGLRPSTCAGCPSVHKGVDWTPGYGAPVVAMADGVVSLIGNPGSALGTHLEISHVIDGRSVTSVYAHLVAGSIPWALGDRVRVGDLVGNVGTTGVTVGAHLHFELRVDGVTIDPVPWLRANGAQ